TTCTACCATGTTACAACTAAAATGATTTATAGAACCCTCATGCTATAAAAactgtaaatataataaatggtataatgtgataaaataaaaaagagaaataatgaaacaataacattttattatttctctttttttatcccatttattatatatataacagaaTATTTAACTGATAAGTTAATATGATAACTCTGATTCTGGGTGACCTTTTGATTTCCTAGTTCACATGATCGATCACATACGATGATGAGTAAAATTGACGGATGTCGGTGAAATTTTTATGCACACTCAATTGCCAATCTTCTGTAAGGAAAAGCATAAGCGAATTTCTCTCttcaaaaaacaattaaataaaaggcAAAGGCGATTCACTAGATGGAAGAgagagacaaaataaaaaagaaaaataataatgatttgagacACCATATAACTTACATCCAAAATAGATAGaagcagaagaaaaaaagtgtgaAATACATGATAAGTGATGTGAtacaagagaaaaaatatattatactaatATATGATGAACAAATATTTATGCATTGATcagtgtaaaataattaaatttataaaagaaaaatgcacaaatttatatgaaaaaaagatatttaaaatcataaaaacatacgtttaaataatttaaataaattaaaatttcaaaaagttaGGAATGAtatattgtaatatatatacttatgtCAACCacttaaaacatcattttaatttaacatgTATGGATCATTTAAGCACGAATAATTTTGAGTTATTTgcagaaattatatatttatattttatagagaaaaatattaagtaaaaaaaaaattaaatcgttGCCCTTATACTAGCTACGAAGAGGCAGCAtggaagggttttttttttttattatcaatcgggagtatatttttttaccaattttttatttggagtcaattttaaattattattgaaaatgacaatacgctttaattttaattttaataggtGGTACGACTTTTAAgttataagttataatatttattacgattttttttttatcttttttaactgAAGGTGTAAATTTAtaacttcaatttaattttttatttataattttaaaatcgtatttttttattttaaagttgtaagtttaatttttttttatattttacgactttaaagtgataacttattttttttagttctttatttacttgttttttattttcctttacttttaattttttaaaaaaattgtaaataattttatttatttaattattaaataaatatatttaatattatttttttattaatattatttaatatcttatatatttttttatatgattttatttaatatcttatatatatttttaatattttttaatttaaatatttatatattttttaatattattttatttaatatattttgtacatttaaaatttagataattttttaataatgttattgaatttgatttgttttgtaacaaaatattttaatagttgttttaaattttttaaaaaaatttaagtatttaaaataaaataaatattcaaaaaaaatatactaaataacattatgttatttcatttacaaaaaaaataaaatttaataatattattaaaaaattatgtaaattttaaatatacaaaatataataaatgaaataatattgaaaaactatataaaatattttaaataaaataatattaaaaatatatataacatatcaaataaaatcatataaaaaatatatagaagatattaaataaaactaataacaaataaaattaaaaatatttatttgataattaaataaataaataaaattattttcaattttttaaaaaaaattgaaagcaaaacaaggaaaataaaaataaataaaaaatcctaaaacaaaaaacttaaaaggtaaaataatcaTCTTCaatcataaaacaaaaaaaaaattacaacttcaaaatcacaagataaataaaattatatacagATTTTGATatcgtaaataaaaaaaattaaattaaagtgataaattattttacaattttagttaaaaaaagtaaaagaaaaataataataaatcataataaatattacaccttctaacttaaaaataataacattttaacttatatttatttttaataataatttgaatggattccaaatgaaaaatagataaaatatatagcccatttagtaaaaaaaagccTGCATGGAAAACAACATAGTAGACTAGAGATGGCGAAACTGAGATGACGTGCGAGTAGATTTGATTGTTGACAATTTGACTTTTCTTAAAGAGGAAACACCATCTTTCCCTTGGATagtcttttttctcttataatatttaaaaaggatGATAATAATACAACGTGCATGAAGCTCAACAGGATTGATCATATATCTACGTggtttttatttacttttatccCAAACGTATCCGCAAAGAATGGGACAGATTTTCTGTTTGTCTTCTATATGGATTGGTACGTGTTTGGCTTTCGTGACTTGCCATGTCCCTTTGCACATCATTCAAGCTTCAAGCTTCAAGCTTCGCTTTTCTCTTCTCCTTCATTTTATTGTTTCAGGAAAGTTCTCCTCACGCGGCGAGGCTAAAATGTGTAATATAAtgaagtttcttaaaaataattattggaaaagaggagaagaaaataaatagatgaaataaGAGTCCCATGGAAACTTCTCCCAaagctagtattttttttttttatcataccaTACACCAAAGCTAGTGTTATAATAATAGCTAGTATTAAAATGTGATTAAGATGCAATTTAGAGAAACTTGTCACCAAATACTTTCGGGAGAaggaaataaatagataaaaataacaattttttcataaattaaaatcaatttatttatctcattctttttgaacttttctcatctaaattttctaaaaactaaAATGCATGACTTGATTTTAATCTATGTAAAAAGttagattcatttttttttctatatatatttgttaaaaactTTGCCTGAACAAAAACAATTTCAATGTTTCATAcgtataaagtatttttttttaacaaatgtgACCTTAAATAAGCTCAATTAAAGCCCAGTAAAAAAACTCAGTATTCGGCCTTTTTTTTAACACGTGGACCTTTTTGTTTACCATTTCCTTCTATTTAACTTGACTTAATAGTTAATACTTACTCCACTGGTGGTGGTATCTAATGTTAACAACAAAAGTTCCTTAACTCACATTTTAAGATGATATTATAACATATCCAAGATTAATTTAAACTATCACTCACCATCACCATGTTATTTATGCATCAAGCTCAAAAAGTGATAGGCATCCggaaatgtattgaaaaaaaattcaaatcccACATCGATTAAAGATAAAGCCAAGttaaagtatataaataaaGGACAACTTTGGCCTCTCATTTAACTTTTGGGATTGAATTTTAAGATTCTAAGACATATGCATTATTTAATGAGATTCTCCCTAAAATACCCTTCATTAAATAAggccaaagatttttttttatacttgatatcaaattttaatgaatgATAGTTTAGAAAAAGtgtttagttttaaattaaaaatgacacaactcaataaaattaattaattttcttaataagttGTGAAGTGTGTCTTGTTTAGCTTATAATCTAGATCAACGTAGTACAATTTTGTTAGTTAAGGAGCCTGAATTGGTCTTTTTTTCACCTTGTAGTTTATGGTATGGACTGAACGAATTCAGTTTTATATACCTGTGGCAAACAGAAAGGTAAAGGTTTAATATTGtagtttgaagtttgaacccCTTCAAAGGAGATCTTCTGAAACATTCGAGTTTAGACACACAATACACAAATCTTGTAGGCAGTAGGCTTGACAAtgtcattatttatttgttgcttTGGCTTGGTAAGCTGTGCATCCACAAATTAACaacaaattttttagaattttcatACATGGATACTgtaaagagaggaaaaaaatcCACCTTGGGGGGATCAAGTCAATTGTTTAAACGAGAGGCCAagttaataacatttttctatatttaaattaaggaaGAAAAGAGGAGCAAATTGCAACTGTATTGTTTGACAAGACCAAACAGTCCAGCATATGATACACATTACAGATACACCCGATCTCCTCTCTCTAAGAATTTCCAAGAATATCGTATATCATTATCAACCAACAAAGAAGGTAGGAAACTTTTTCTCCTGTTGCCAAACTCCCCCTTCTAAGCAGATTCTTGCTAAAACTTTTAAGAAATTGCTctttatatatcatatatcatttaaatacCTATCCATAAACTTACCTTTCATTTGTTGCTAGTTTGCGCAGTTGAATCCATGGCAAACAGAAAGCCAGATAACCAGGACCAAAAGCAACAAAATTCCAAGAACAaccaatttaattttcatgttcTGATACCACATCTTCCGACGGACATGAGTTCCTTGCTTTTTGAATTCCTGGGCCTGAAAATTTGGAAATCCTTTAGCCCTAGAAAACATAAGATTCCAAATGATAGTTGTCAAACTTTATTCAACTTACTTGCGAGTGCAAGGTCTCTGTCTTGTCTGCAAGAATAGTTAGATTTTCTCCTCTATCAATGGCCTGAAAGTACGTACAGCAAAACCAAAGTTGGCAATGTATTACACTGTCAGACTGCcttgtttaaaattttgcaaTCAATGCATCAAGCTAAGGCAACTCATTAGAGTGATGTTAATGCAAACATGACAATATATGGAAAATGCCTACAGTGATAAAGAATTGAACAGGTTATGATTTAGTCACTGAAAATCTTAAAGGTGAAATGTAAATTTAAGTAATGTCAAACTGTAATTCATAGTCGTCACTGACAATAGTTACAGGGAGGAAAAGGGGCAAGTATAAAAGCATATTGCTTGTCCAGATATTTCTATTGTGCTCTAAAATTTCAACTCGAGAAATTTTCTGAAAGAATTATGAGGAGGCAGACAGAACCTAGGTGATTTTTTCTTATGTCCTAACCACTCCCCAAAAGTTGCAACAAAGCAATCAAATGACTAATATAGCAATCCTCAAAACCATATTTCTCCCCCTCCAGCGATCATTCAATAAGAAGGGCAATGTAATTAACAATGGATTAAAGGTTAGACCAGGATGCATAAGATAACAGCGCAGGGAAATGACTGAAACCGAAACTAAGACATCCTGGTGCTAGAGGCTACTTGCTTTGTGAAAGTATGAAAGAGGATAATTGTAAGCAATGTTCCCCTTGCATATGCGAACTTATTGTTGCACCAAAACTCTCCCTCAACCTATGACCAACCAGTCACCAAGGCAGAACTTTACTGTTGTGTCAAGGCTTTCTCCCTAAGGGAAATGACTGAAAATATCTGGAATAAAAAACCATGTCTTCCTCTAAAACATGAACATACCTTATCAATGTTCTCTAACATAATACTTTTAACTTCTGAAACTTGAGCCTTCACTTTTATTAGCTTTTCAATCTCTTCAGCATGGTCTATGATATACTTCATGTGCTCTTTCATAACTGGTCTGCAAATGTGCAACTGCattatttacctttttttatacgagttttttctattcaagcaCTGAATTATCAGTGAACATCATGAATGACTTGGAAAGAAATAACTCAAGAAGCATACCCGAACTCCTTGTTGAGACTTTTGGCAACAGCTGTGTCTGCCTTTCCACCACCATATCTTTTCTTAAAGTCCGCTTTGACACGTTCGAGGAAAGCAATAGAGATTTGTTTGCTAACAGATTCCTTGGCAACAACACAGTAAGCTGCAATTCACATTAATCCCAGATGTAAAACATTAAGACGACGAAAATCCACATCAGAGTGCAACTCAATGTTTCAGTAAGCCTGAGTGTAACTACAAAGACGCAGCAGAACAGAACAGAACAGATATAGAGAGTCTCAAAATCAGCGATGCAATGAAGTGATGAAcactcctattttttttctttttatccaaaCCCGCAACCCAATAAACCAGTTCAAATTACAAGGAAATACATAAAAACAGGAATAGtgacctcataattttttttcccttgaaAATTAGAAGTCCAAATGTCGGGTCAGGTTACAATTGGAAGTCGAACATATCAAAGATTGCATGGTTGGTTAAAGTTTAACTAATAAAGAGTTAGGCTCAGGGATTTGGAACTGATAGCTGTTGTTTCATCCGTCATGGCCATGCAAAAAACCAATGCGTTTCTATGGCAACCTAAGTCCAACCCAAGAAACATTCACAAGATGTTTGTCCCAAAGTAAAGACTTGTTCACTAATTCTCATCAATAAAACTTAATTGAACCTGGAGAACCCAAATTCCGTTTCCCACCACTCATTTGTTCATGTCAACATCGAAATGGAAAAATAACAAAGCTTTGGAAGTAAACCCAAAGAGTAAAGAAAACCCACTACGGAAAACCAATTGAAAagcccaaaaaaagaaaagaaatattagTGGCAATTAGATGTGACAGAGTAGATCCAGCACTTAAACTGGGGAAGATGCAGCAAAAGAGAAAAAGCAAGAGATCGGCAATACCGTAACCATCTTCGACGAGAAAATTGAAGGTGTGGTGGTCGCAATTGTAGGTGAACTTGTTATTGGAAGAGGGAAGTTTCTCAAGACACTGAGCTGCAATTGCAGGGAAATTACCAGTGAACTCGGTGTACTCGGCTAACACCATCGTCCCCCGAGCCACGAAGCCATATATAAACGATTCCTGACTCATTGCTCTCTCTGCAACTCGCAACTCGCAACTTCAAGGCCGCGTTtggtttcttccttttcttcgtTTGAAAGTAAGAAATCAATTAATTTCCCCTTTACCAGAATAGTACTTTATTAATTGTTTGAGGATACAACAACGTCTGTCTGATAGGCGTTTCTCATCCGAAAATATAaagtaagtattaaaaaattgcGTTACGTCCATTTtcactaatattattttttgagatGGAATtattgactgtgtttcaaaaCAGACTATTCaagtttttttatcaaatgtataattaagtaaaagtaGCAGGGAACTGAGGGATGGTTTGGTGTT
This region of Glycine soja cultivar W05 chromosome 17, ASM419377v2, whole genome shotgun sequence genomic DNA includes:
- the LOC114392289 gene encoding vesicle-associated membrane protein 724-like, translating into MSQESFIYGFVARGTMVLAEYTEFTGNFPAIAAQCLEKLPSSNNKFTYNCDHHTFNFLVEDGYAYCVVAKESVSKQISIAFLERVKADFKKRYGGGKADTAVAKSLNKEFGPVMKEHMKYIIDHAEEIEKLIKVKAQVSEVKSIMLENIDKAIDRGENLTILADKTETLHSQAQEFKKQGTHVRRKMWYQNMKIKLVVLGILLLLVLVIWLSVCHGFNCAN